From Daucus carota subsp. sativus chromosome 6, DH1 v3.0, whole genome shotgun sequence:
ATTTCTATTTATCCTTGACCATTTATTTATTCAATACTAATAACCACTAAtttatttaactaataaatgTCAATTCTTATCCGTAAATCTTCAAATTTATTCACAACATTTTATAATTctcatttaatattaataaatcccattttatattttaccccataaaattaatattcttctCTTACTTTCTTAATTCTTTCACTACTCTTATTTAAAAGTATTCTCATTTTCCGAATTTATTTTATCACCAAGAATTATCATTGCCACTAACCAATTCTAAATTCAAAATTCTTACACTACTTCTATTCTCACTCTTCTTATTTTACGGTTAACACTTCTCCGCCGATGCTTTTTCCAAAACACATCAACTCCCGGCCTCAATTAACTCAATTAATAGCAACCAACAAAAGCCCCATATTCAGCCATGAACCCTATACCTAATATTTAAGGATTTGGGAATTCAACTGATTAAAGGAAAATAACTGAGATGTGGGTGTGTGTTTTATACACAAAACAGCAAGCTTTAGTTTTAAGAATAAAAGATATGACAGCGGGGACCAACTACCAAGTGACCATTTCAAGCATTTGTATAATGAATTTAATTCATTTATGGTTATTATTAAGTACAAGAAAGAATGAATACCTTATATATTGAATTGGCATACTACTGGCACACTACAGCTTCTTCTCCTTTTCACAATAAATTACCAACATCTGTAAATCTTGCTCCTCGTTTTCTCTTTCAGTGTGTTGCTAAAATGATTAAAATGATAACTTCCTTGGGCTTTTATACACATTCGGCTAATTGTAATTGGAGGTTAATgacatactttttttttttagataagCCGCAATAAAATTAGAACTAAAGAAGCTGGCTTTTACAACCAACATAAGCCCAGCAACTTAGGAAAATGTCAAGAACAACGGGAAAAACAACTGAACCAGAAAAACCTACAATGCAAACAAAGGAAAAGAGACATGATCATAGTAGAAAGCCAAAAGCGTTGAAAGAGGAGAGACAGAATGCAGGCACTGTGAAAGATGAACTGAAGCAGGAACAAAGTGACTCGAGCCAACTAGCGCCTTCCCCTCCTACCATTTTCACCTCCTCCCTCAACAGTAAGGTCAATGATTTCTAAGTTCCTCCCGTGATTTCTCCCTCCAGCAATGATTTCTCCCTCGCCAAAGTTTGGCTGGACCTCCAAAAAATCCTCATGCGGACCAAAACCCATATCCATGTCAGGCTTTTCCTGAAGTTCTTCAAAAGGGGTTGGTACATCCACCAGAGAAGAGCAGTTGGACATGCCAAACTGCGCCATGCAGAGCGCCGCTCGATTCTTCGAGCTTAGCACAGACACCAGTTCACAATCCCACCTAGAGTTATCTTCGTGCCTCACTTCATTATATGTCCTGCTCATATTATTTATCTGACGTACGACTTCATCCAGGCCTTCCTCCTCTAGGAAATCCGCATCCTGATCCCTGAGAATTTCAAAGGCTTGAACATTGTCAGTTTCCAAGACCACTCTCGGAATTCTTCTCCTGTAAGCAGTGACCATGGCTTTGTGGATGGCCCAAAGCTGCAGTTCCATGAAGCCCACACCTTTCATTGGCCCCATAATCCCCCAGAGGTACTTGCCACGATCGTTCCTTGCCAGGATGCCAATGCTGTTCACATTTCCGTTTTGCAGCGCTTCATCAATGGTAGAGGCTCggatatttattttaacaaagTTTCTCTTCGGGAGCTCCCAACTCGGGTCCATAGAGCAAAAGGAAAAGATGAAGAGGAAGAGAATATTTGGTGGGGAGAAGAACAGGAGGGGGGGTATATATTTGAAAGCTGTGAAGCCCTTTGGAAGCATTTTATCAGACCAAGATGATAAACTCTCCTTCCCAAGAGAGAGTTGAAAGCTGCATATGCCACAAATCCGTTGCCCAATCAACCATCTAGCTTTGCTTGGGAAAATAAGAAAGAGATGCATGCCTTGTGAATATTCAAAAGAATTTGAATTCTTGCTCATAGGTGCGATAGAAATTGAAAACGTTGACCATGCAGGCTATTATACCAAGAAAAATGGGTGCACTGCTGAGCCGAATGGGTAGAACTTTAAGTCCATCCTTCAACAAGACGGTCTCTAGAGAGGCCCTCTTTTGCTAGCCCATCAGCCTCAATGTTAAATTTTCTATTTATGACCCGGAAATCTGCTTGCATTATTACCTGCATGATTTCCACAGGGACCAACTCTTGATAAAATGAGCCATTTGCATGCTTTATGTGGTCCAAATTGTTAAACAACTCTACTGAATCCATGCATATGACCACTTTTAATCCAGTTTCAAACTTTCCCACCAGTTTAGACATAATGAACATGCAGGCTTCCTTTTCTGCTTCCGCTGCGTAGCTTGCAAGGGAAGGCCCCGAGAATACATATAATAGGCCTTCCTTGGACTTAATCACTCCCCCAATACCTGCCTTAGCTAAAGAAGGTGAAGCTTTTGTCACAGCTCCATCAGTTGCAACAACCCAATCGTACTTAGCGAATAAACTATCCCAGAAAGAATTAAACTGGAACCATCTGTGTTCTTTCAAAGCTCCTCTAGGGTTTATGAACAGTAGATTTTCAACGTCCCTGCTAACCAGGTTGCTAGCTTCCAGCCACTTGAAAATTCTAGCTCTCAGCGTTTTCAACACTCCTTTATGCGACGATCGATTATCATTAAAAACCAACTCATTACGGAACAGCCATATGGTCCATAAAGTAGCCACAACTACCACCTTCCATGCTTCTTTAAGATCGGCATCTGTAACAACGTTAAAAAGAGATAGCACAGAAAAAACTTCATGGGGGTTCGAAGGCCAACTGAAGCTCCATACTTTACTAACATCATCCCAACACCACCTGGCAATTTCACAGTGCTGGAATAAGTGCATTAACGACTCATTTGCAGCAAGACACCAGCCGCAATTCGGGGAAAAATTCATGCCTTGCAGTCTATTTGCTAGGAGTTCTTTGGTTGGAAGAACTTGGTTCATCACTTTCCAAACGAAGAAATGAATTCTTGGAGGGATTTTTAACTTCCAAAACGACCAGCAGGGAGAGTTTATCAGAGCATTACCATTAAGCGCCATATAACAATCTTTGGTCGAGTAACATTTGCCTGACCAACTCCAATACAAAACATCACTGCACTCCCTAGGATGGACTGAAGAAAGAACTTGATTCAATATGCCAACCTGTTCTAACTCCCACGCTCTCAGCTGACGGTTCCAAATTGTGTGCGGCAGCCCACCATTACCTTGCCAAACCTCCCACATAAGGCGGACTGATGCTGTTTTCATACCTGATATAGAGTATAATCTGGAGTAGACCTTGTTGAATGGCCTGTCTCCATACCATATATCTTCCCAAAATCTTATACTTTTCCCATTATTAACTTTCCAAACAAAGCCATTTTCTAACTTGTTCCGATCCCATCCCCGTTGTTTAACCTTTTGAAGATCAGACAGCGTAAAGCTTGAAGAATTGTCCAACTTGATGCTCCATGGATTACTGATGAATACACTTCCATACTTACTTTGCATGAGTTTATTCCAATATCTTTCCCTTTCTCTAATGCATCTCCACCACCACTTGCACAGCATAGCTACATTCCTTTCCCTAATTTTCGCAATCCCTACTCCTCCCGCACATTTTGGCCTGCAAATTTTATTCCAAGCCAGAAGATGCATTTTACTCTGTTCCCTACCTTCAACCTCTTTAAATCCCCAGAAGAAGTTCCTACGAATTTTCTCTAAAGAATTCTCAACCGTAACAGGCATAAGAAACATATTAAACCAATACATTGGGACACTGTCAAGTGCCGCCTGGAGCAAAGTAACTCTCCCTGCTATCGAAATTGATCTTCCCTTCCATCCAGCCAATTTCTTCCTAATCTTT
This genomic window contains:
- the LOC108225996 gene encoding uncharacterized protein LOC108225996 — its product is MAIRLSKVLNNLVSEVQSGFMQGRQISDGILLVSEIIGSMKRKKCAGVILKLDFEKAFDSVNWGFLLHLLQKLNFHEKWIKWLESILKSSRISVLVNGSPTKEFTPERGLRQGDPLSPLLFNLVGEVLHCMLVKAEEVGIFQGIKFGGSGEQISHLQYADDTVIFINDSLDDIRGVKRVLQGFEILSGLKINFAKSKLYGFNSNKDEIKEWAKDVGCLPGDDSFQYLGLELARPPNRIQFWDPLLTKIRKKLAGWKGRSISIAGRVTLLQAALDSVPMYWFNMFLMPVTVENSLEKIRRNFFWGFKEVEGREQSKMHLLAWNKICRPKCAGGVGIAKIRERNVAMLCKWWWRCIRERERYWNKLMQSKYGSVFISNPWSIKLDNSSSFTLSDLQKVKQRGWDRNKLENGFVWKVNNGKSIRFWEDIWYGDRPFNKVYSRLYSISGMKTASVRLMWEVWQGNGGLPHTIWNRQLRAWELEQVGILNQVLSSVHPRECSDVLYWSWSGKCYSTKDCYMALNGNALINSPCWSFWKLKIPPRIHFFVWKVMNQVLPTKELLANRLQGMNFSPNCGWCLAANESLMHLFQHCEIARWCWDDVSKVWSFSWPSNPHEVFSVLSLFNVVTDADLKEAWKVVVVATLWTIWLFRNELVFNDNRSSHKGVLKTLRARIFKWLEASNLVSRDVENLLFINPRGALKEHRWFQFNSFWDSLFAKYDWVVATDGAVTKASPSLAKAGIGGVIKSKEGLLYVFSGPSLASYAAEAEKEACMFIMSKLVGKFETGLKVVICMDSVELFNNLDHIKHANGSFYQELVPVEIMQVIMQADFRVINRKFNIEADGLAKEGLSRDRLVEGWT